A single window of Anomaloglossus baeobatrachus isolate aAnoBae1 chromosome 9, aAnoBae1.hap1, whole genome shotgun sequence DNA harbors:
- the LOC142250253 gene encoding TLR adapter interacting with SLC15A4 on the lysosome-like → MTIAVVAMLSESFLCTAIYRDLLNIEEQKDGGKENSLAECSGISASDYRNCGMDPQRPAESSVTPSQALNIPKREAVIAGSLDLYTSWSSPYGSIYKNYPDLHIAGDHILHKADSGCILDTDCEDGPVLLSADIDSSSPPGDNSGGLLEGKGPPSVESQISPSAPFSNSVLNGFIEKKMQEVYKQCYEETLSTGTSPHPHMWSAILHNMHQISLQISQEHNLQGPCCTTSGGSSEFITPVLHISGQDSKTKPGALGSNWARVHSKK, encoded by the coding sequence ACTATCGCAGTGGTCGCCATGTTGTCGGAGTCGTTCCTCTGCACAGCGATCTACAGAGACCTGCTGAACATTGAGGAGCAGAAGGATGGAGGGAAGGAGAATTCCTTGGCGGAGTGTTCGGGGATCTCGGCGTCTGACTACAGAAACTGTGGAATGGATCCGCAACGTCCGGCTGAATCCTCAGTGACGCCGTCACAAGCGTTGAATATCCCGAAGCGCGAGGCGGTGATCGCCGGTTCCCTGGACCTGTACACGTCGTGGTCCAGCCCGTACGGCAGCATCTACAAGAACTACCCGGACCTGCACATCGCTGGCGATCACATCCTCCATAAGGCGGACTCCGGGTGCATCCTAGACACGGACTGCGAGGACGGGCCGGTGCTGCTCTCAGCGGACATTGACAGCAGCAGTCCTCCGGGTGACAATTCTGGGGGGCTCCTAGAAGGAAAGGGGCCCCCCAGTGTAGAGAGCCAAATCTCGCCCTCTGCTCCCTTCTCCAACTCTGTACTGAACGGATTCATAGAGAAGAAGATGCAGGAGGTTTATAAGCAGTGCTACGAGGAGACCCTGAGCACCGGCACCTCCCCGCACCCGCACATGTGGTCCGCCATCCTGCACAACATGCACCAGATCAGCCTGCAGATATCACAGGAGCACAACCTGCAGGGTCCGTGCTGCACCACCAGCGGGGGCAGCTCCGAATTCATCACTCCGGTGCTGCACATCTCCGGCCAAGACAGCAAGACCAAACCAGGGGCGCTGGGCAGCAACTGGGCGCGGGTGCACAGCAAAAAGTGA